aaaagcaaaTAGGAATAAAAAGGCTGCGAGCTTGCTAGGAAACTTTTTGGTTCCCCTTCATGCACTGAGGTGGAATGAAGCCATACTCTGTCAGGCAAAGTTAAGCCTGGGACGTAGAATGCAAGAAGCAACAAAAATGTTCATGATGTAGATTCATGCAGGATATTCATGGTTTTTACGGCATTGATCTGTACATACATAGCCCCCTTAGTGTTTAGCCACAACACCGGCAGCATCAGCCTGCGCGGTGATCTTCTTTTTGTAGGCATTGACAGTGCCGTCGAACTTGTGAACAGTACCGCCGTCGCAAACCCAGAGACTGGTGCAGACATTCTGCAACATGGTCACATCGTGAGAAACCATCACTACACCTCCCTCAAACGCCCGCAGTGCATCCGAGAGAGCATCCATACCCTCGATATCCAAGTGATTGGAAGGTTCGTCAAGAACAAGGATGTGAGGATTGGTCAAGGACAAGCAAGCAAATGCCACACGGGATTTCTGACCTCCAGACAGCAACTCCATGCGTTGGAGACCAGTTGTACCGGTGATACCGAAGCTATAAGATGAGGGTCAGTCAATGCAGTAGATGCAAGTGGTAAGGATGAACTTACGCTCCCAGGTGCCGTCGGTACTCCTCGTCAGTTTTACCGGGGTATGTCTTAGTCATGAAGCCGACTGCACTGGTAGTCATGTCCAAAGCATCGACATGGTGTTGGGCAAAGAATCCAATGCGCAGTCTCGAGTTTGTGGAGATGAGACCGCTTGTTGGCTCAAGCTGGTTGGTGAGTAGTTTCAGAACTGTGGTCTTACCGGCACCGTTAGGTCCGACAATTCCAATGCGCGAATCAAGTTGAACATCCAGATCGACATCTCTGAGAAGTGGCTTGTCCTTAGTGTAGCCAAAGCAAACATCGGACATCTGGACAATGGGCGGCGAAAGCTTCTCGACTCCGGGGAATGCAAAGTGCACAGTGTACTCGGCCTCTGGGGCTTCAAGAACTGGCATGCGCTCAAGCTTCTTGATTCTCGATTGTGCTTCGGATGACTTTGCGGCGTTGTATCGGAATTTATCAATGAATGCTAATGGCAATCGTCAATACAGCCCCTATGATACCATGGGGAAATGACAAACCTTGCAAGTGTGCTCTCTCGCCCATTTGCTTCTCGTATTCGCGTTTGGCAGTCTTCCGACGCTCCTCCTTGGTTGCATAGAAGGATTCTGCAAGTTGTTAGAGCCACTCAAAGTCTTGAGATCTCGTGTAACTTACCGAAGTTAGCTCCTCTGTAGTAGTCCAACCTCTCGGAGTGCTGGTGAATAATATCTGTGGCGACTTCGTTCAAGAATGCACGATCGTGAGAAACCACAAGAACTGTGCTAGGGTATCCCTGAAGATAGTTGGAAAGGAAAGTAATTGACGGAACGTCCAACATGTTAGACGGTTCTGTGAAATGTCAGTACGCTGCTTGCGGAACAAAGAGACCGGTGGTACATACCGTcaagcaaaagcaaatcggGCTCGCAAAATAGAGCTCGGGCAAGAGACAAACGCATTCTCCAACCTCCGGAGAAGGTCTTGGTGGCATACTGCTGGCGCTCTTGGGAGAA
Above is a genomic segment from Penicillium digitatum chromosome 3, complete sequence containing:
- a CDS encoding Translation initiation regulator (Gcn20), putative produces the protein MGTSIAELHKLLTPKLPESRRDTRPSESGKMESELQSQIPGLDQIITEYSVGYLTHAANLYVDDASGESPLSEAAESVTELLVSASGDFSPQNYEAIGNLVTRFITTLSSSDGDPERRQMPFKAKKLEQTINVGAQRNMSSTLGLTGNTVDLESANTRKMESKVDKKKLEKAERKIRAKQDKKSMKNVTYEASRLLNQPDEAMSYEEFFMAVNPLQLGSESQAKSKDIKLDNIDISISGLRILTDAAFTLAYGRRYGLVGQNGIGKSTLLRALSRREIPIPTHVSILHVEQEITGDDTPALQAVLDADVWRKHLLSEQAKISKQLAAIEEERSSLADTSKDAARLDEEREGLDITLSDIHGKLSEMESDKAESRAASILAGLGFSQERQQYATKTFSGGWRMRLSLARALFCEPDLLLLDEPSNMLDVPSITFLSNYLQGYPSTVLVVSHDRAFLNEVATDIIHQHSERLDYYRGANFESFYATKEERRKTAKREYEKQMGERAHLQAFIDKFRYNAAKSSEAQSRIKKLERMPVLEAPEAEYTVHFAFPGVEKLSPPIVQMSDVCFGYTKDKPLLRDVDLDVQLDSRIGIVGPNGAGKTTVLKLLTNQLEPTSGLISTNSRLRIGFFAQHHVDALDMTTSAVGFMTKTYPGKTDEEYRRHLGAFGITGTTGLQRMELLSGGQKSRVAFACLSLTNPHILVLDEPSNHLDIEGMDALSDALRAFEGGVVMVSHDVTMLQNVCTSLWVCDGGTVHKFDGTVNAYKKKITAQADAAGVVAKH